The following proteins are co-located in the Deltaproteobacteria bacterium genome:
- the npdG gene encoding NADPH-dependent F420 reductase has product MDNFSVAIVGGTGNLGSALALRLGAPGVKIIIGSRDAEKARLAVETLKPKLRAGEMVGMTNQEAVKDANFVVIAVPYEGQAQMVQDLKGQVAGKIIIDTVVPLNKVRPFVPPAGSALQEAQQILGDEAPVIGALHNISAVDLGDVDAPLGDVLVCGDNAEAKLKVMDIITRIGATAYDAGPASNAYVIEGLTGVIIALNRKYKSKHGSIKITGIGGH; this is encoded by the coding sequence ATGGACAACTTCAGTGTAGCGATCGTCGGTGGCACGGGAAACTTAGGCAGCGCCTTGGCGCTGCGCTTGGGCGCGCCTGGGGTGAAAATCATCATCGGCTCGCGGGATGCCGAAAAGGCGCGGCTTGCGGTGGAGACTTTGAAACCGAAACTGCGCGCCGGCGAGATGGTCGGCATGACCAATCAAGAGGCGGTGAAAGACGCCAACTTCGTGGTCATCGCCGTGCCCTATGAAGGACAGGCGCAGATGGTGCAGGATTTGAAAGGCCAAGTGGCGGGGAAAATCATCATCGACACGGTGGTGCCGCTCAACAAAGTAAGGCCCTTCGTGCCGCCGGCCGGTTCGGCGTTGCAGGAAGCGCAGCAGATTCTCGGCGATGAAGCACCGGTGATCGGCGCGTTGCATAACATTTCCGCCGTCGATCTTGGCGATGTCGATGCGCCGCTGGGCGACGTGTTGGTGTGCGGCGACAACGCCGAGGCGAAGTTGAAGGTGATGGACATCATCACGCGCATCGGCGCCACCGCCTACGACGCCGGCCCGGCGAGCAACGCTTACGTGATCGAAGGGTTGACCGGCGTGATCATCGCGCTTAACCGCAAATACAAATCCAAGCACGGCAGCATCAAGATCACCGGCATCGGCGGTCATTAA
- the cofE gene encoding coenzyme F420-0:L-glutamate ligase, which translates to MKRLELFGIESLGEIGAGAAIGQLIVEACSRQGVALADDDVLVVAQKIVSKAEGRMVRLNDVQVSARARQLGQELDKEAALVEVILGESRKVIRTGGRAMIVETHHGFVCANAGVDQSNVGIGVVALLPQDADRSARAIRDEVRSRTSKSVGVIISDSFGRAWRVGTVDVAVGIAGMKAIKDERGLKDRHGYELKAAVAAIADEIASAAELVMGKRDGVPVVVVRGYQIEKREDGSVQELLRPAAEDLFR; encoded by the coding sequence ATGAAGCGGCTGGAACTTTTCGGCATCGAATCGCTCGGTGAAATCGGCGCCGGTGCCGCCATCGGTCAGTTGATTGTCGAAGCCTGCTCACGCCAGGGCGTCGCGTTGGCCGACGACGATGTCTTAGTCGTCGCGCAGAAAATCGTTTCCAAGGCCGAAGGGCGAATGGTGCGTTTGAATGACGTGCAAGTCTCTGCGCGCGCGCGCCAGTTGGGCCAAGAGCTGGACAAAGAAGCAGCGTTGGTCGAAGTGATACTTGGCGAGAGTCGAAAAGTCATTCGCACGGGCGGCCGCGCCATGATCGTCGAGACTCACCACGGTTTTGTCTGCGCCAACGCCGGCGTCGATCAATCCAATGTTGGCATTGGCGTTGTCGCGTTGCTGCCGCAAGATGCCGATCGTTCGGCGCGGGCAATTCGCGACGAGGTTCGCAGTCGCACAAGTAAAAGCGTCGGCGTGATCATCAGCGACAGTTTCGGCCGCGCCTGGCGCGTCGGTACCGTGGATGTCGCAGTCGGTATTGCCGGTATGAAGGCGATTAAAGACGAACGCGGATTGAAAGATCGCCATGGTTACGAACTCAAAGCCGCGGTGGCGGCGATCGCCGATGAAATCGCATCGGCGGCGGAATTAGTCATGGGCAAGCGCGACGGCGTTCCCGTCGTGGTGGTGCGCGGATATCAAATCGAAAAAAGGGAGGATGGATCGGTGCAAGAGCTTTTACGCCCCGCGGCGGAAGATCTTTTTCGCTAG
- the cofC gene encoding 2-phospho-L-lactate guanylyltransferase gives MNVAVLMPVKGFRNAKQRLSPLLGGAARELLAETMFRDILRQARLARGLAGTFVVTGDDKVAAIAALAGAEVIRESAEHGETGAVDFARLELKNAGCEAVLILPGDMPLVRAADIEQVLAQVPDDARAPFALLVPSHDRLGTNALLLAPPDVIQLRFGYDSFTFHSAQVTAQGLPLRYFENDNIALDIDEPQDLERFLDYQLADGDSTRVAREFLDAAAQSKRGAAAL, from the coding sequence ATGAATGTCGCCGTACTTATGCCCGTCAAAGGTTTTCGCAACGCCAAGCAACGCTTGAGCCCGTTGTTGGGAGGCGCGGCGCGGGAGCTTTTGGCCGAAACCATGTTCCGCGATATTTTGCGCCAGGCACGACTGGCGCGCGGCTTAGCCGGAACGTTCGTCGTGACCGGTGACGACAAAGTCGCGGCGATCGCGGCGCTGGCCGGCGCCGAAGTGATTCGCGAAAGCGCCGAACATGGTGAGACCGGCGCCGTCGACTTCGCGCGGCTGGAATTGAAAAACGCCGGCTGCGAAGCGGTGCTGATTCTTCCCGGCGATATGCCGCTGGTGCGGGCGGCGGACATCGAGCAAGTTCTCGCCCAAGTTCCCGACGACGCGCGGGCGCCGTTTGCTTTGTTAGTTCCGTCCCATGATCGCTTGGGTACCAATGCTTTGCTTTTGGCGCCGCCGGATGTGATTCAACTGCGCTTCGGTTACGACAGTTTTACTTTTCATTCGGCGCAAGTGACTGCGCAAGGCTTGCCGCTGCGCTACTTTGAAAACGACAACATCGCTTTGGATATCGACGAGCCGCAGGATCTTGAACGCTTTCTCGACTACCAGTTAGCCGACGGCGACTCGACGCGGGTGGCGCGCGAATTCTTGGATGCGGCGGCGCAATCCAAGCGCGGCGCGGCAGCGCTATGA
- a CDS encoding 2-phospho-L-lactate transferase → MIVVFTGGTGGAKLIEGLAAEIDPAELTIICNTGDDAIFHGLHVSPDIDTITYTLAGLNDGEKGWGLKDDTFVALEQLRRLGNDAWFNLGDKDLATHITRTRMLREGLTLCEVTDHLRRVLGVGATILPMSDERVETRVLTAAGEISFQEFFVKDRWAGDVASVRFDGVEKSRPAPGVIGALENAEAIVICPSNPITSIGPILSVPGIRNALIESNAAVIGVSPMIGATAISGPAHKLMVASGFAASALGVAQCYGDYLDTLMIADEDRDSSQEIERLQVNVVTSDIRMPNLSAKRRLARELLALARK, encoded by the coding sequence ATGATCGTCGTGTTCACCGGCGGCACCGGCGGCGCTAAGCTGATCGAAGGGTTGGCGGCGGAGATCGATCCCGCCGAATTGACCATCATCTGTAACACCGGCGACGACGCGATCTTTCATGGATTGCACGTATCGCCGGACATCGACACCATCACTTACACACTGGCGGGTTTGAACGACGGTGAAAAAGGTTGGGGCCTGAAAGACGATACTTTTGTCGCTCTCGAACAATTGCGTCGCTTGGGCAACGACGCGTGGTTCAATCTCGGCGATAAGGATTTGGCGACGCATATCACGCGCACGCGCATGCTGCGGGAAGGGCTAACTCTATGTGAAGTCACCGATCATCTGCGCCGCGTACTCGGCGTGGGCGCGACGATCTTGCCTATGTCCGACGAGCGTGTCGAAACTCGCGTGCTGACGGCCGCGGGAGAAATTTCGTTTCAAGAATTTTTCGTCAAAGATCGTTGGGCAGGCGATGTTGCATCAGTCCGCTTCGATGGCGTTGAAAAGAGTCGTCCCGCGCCCGGCGTGATTGGCGCGCTTGAGAACGCCGAAGCGATTGTCATCTGCCCGAGCAATCCGATCACGAGCATCGGCCCAATTCTTTCGGTTCCCGGCATTCGTAATGCGTTGATTGAAAGCAACGCCGCGGTGATCGGTGTCAGCCCGATGATCGGTGCCACGGCGATTTCCGGACCCGCGCATAAACTGATGGTCGCCAGCGGTTTCGCAGCTTCGGCACTGGGCGTGGCACAATGTTACGGTGATTACCTTGACACTTTGATGATTGCCGACGAAGATCGCGATTCCAGCCAAGAGATTGAACGATTGCAAGTTAACGTGGTCACGAGCGACATCCGCATGCCCAATCTTTCCGCCAAGCGCCGCTTGGCGCGCGAGCTCTTGGCCTTGGCGCGAAAATAG
- the cofG gene encoding 7,8-didemethyl-8-hydroxy-5-deazariboflavin synthase subunit CofG encodes MLTILQDCRQGKRLSRADALSMTVAQGDELHELCAAAAALRDRHKGRVVTFSPKIFVPLTNLCRDFCGYCTFRKAPDEPGAKSMTLDEVLRVVRQGKLLGCSEVLFSLGDKPEAIYPEMKQFLAERGHQRTLDYLVEACRVVLQETGLLPHSNPGVMGRGDLQRLKQFNPSMGLMLESVSERLLLAGAAHDNAPDKKPAVRLRTLELAGELRIPFTTGILIGIGENWPERIDSLIAIGELHQRYGHIQEVIVQNFRAKPTIPMRAHPDATTDDMVKTIAIARLILGGEMNIQAPPNLTPDGYEFYLDAGINDWGGVSPLTPDFINPEAPWPALNLLQQKSAEAGFELRARLPVYPEYIRQGDKFLAPSLLPAIADLCGADGLVKDNGPLGKVAALENSNHSGLA; translated from the coding sequence ATGCTCACGATTCTCCAAGATTGCCGGCAGGGCAAGCGGCTTTCCCGAGCCGACGCTCTTTCGATGACTGTGGCCCAAGGCGACGAGTTGCATGAGCTTTGCGCCGCCGCCGCCGCGTTGCGCGATCGTCATAAGGGGCGGGTAGTCACCTTCTCACCGAAGATCTTCGTGCCGCTGACCAATCTGTGCCGCGATTTTTGCGGCTACTGTACTTTTCGCAAAGCGCCCGATGAGCCGGGCGCCAAATCGATGACCCTCGACGAAGTTTTGCGCGTGGTGCGCCAAGGCAAGCTGCTCGGTTGCAGCGAAGTCTTGTTCAGTCTGGGCGACAAGCCAGAGGCGATTTATCCGGAGATGAAACAGTTCTTGGCCGAGCGCGGTCATCAGCGCACACTCGATTATCTAGTCGAGGCTTGCCGCGTTGTGCTGCAAGAAACCGGGCTCTTGCCGCATTCCAATCCCGGCGTGATGGGGCGCGGCGATTTGCAGCGGCTGAAGCAATTCAACCCGAGCATGGGTCTGATGCTCGAAAGCGTCAGTGAGCGTTTGCTGCTCGCCGGTGCAGCCCACGACAATGCGCCCGACAAAAAGCCGGCGGTGCGGCTCCGCACGTTAGAACTGGCCGGCGAGCTGCGGATTCCTTTCACCACAGGGATTCTCATCGGCATCGGTGAGAATTGGCCGGAGCGAATCGACTCGCTGATCGCGATTGGCGAGCTGCATCAACGCTACGGCCATATCCAAGAAGTGATCGTGCAAAATTTTCGCGCCAAGCCGACCATTCCCATGCGCGCGCATCCCGACGCGACGACGGATGACATGGTCAAGACGATTGCGATCGCACGCTTAATCCTGGGCGGCGAGATGAACATCCAAGCGCCGCCGAACTTAACCCCCGACGGTTACGAATTCTACTTAGACGCCGGCATCAACGACTGGGGCGGCGTGTCGCCGTTGACCCCCGACTTCATCAATCCCGAAGCGCCCTGGCCGGCGTTAAACTTACTCCAACAAAAAAGCGCCGAGGCGGGTTTCGAACTGCGGGCGCGCTTGCCGGTGTATCCTGAATACATTCGGCAGGGCGACAAATTTCTCGCGCCTTCGTTGTTGCCGGCGATCGCCGATCTGTGCGGCGCGGACGGATTGGTCAAAGACAACGGTCCCCTTGGCAAGGTGGCAGCGCTCGAGAATTCCAACCATTCAGGACTCGCTTAA
- a CDS encoding pentapeptide repeat-containing protein, translating into MLHHVSLLIVPMFMPCKFDLNCITFPHSRGKIKPAFNGIGELSLDSGTAPTYALRQSSNKPPTIHSMPANPSAEESAASVASAEQLKKQYAAGVRHFDGAKLANADLSGADLRNVSLTDADLTGANLEHADLADANLQGALLLRSKLRAANFENADLSRAVGLLPAQLAGVNLAGARLPEKFGDFDGLRVVEEESKNARALFFSTLLSCVYGWLTIAGTSDVLLLTNSASSPLPIIGASIPIVSFYVVGPLILLLLYIYLHLHLQRLWERLADLPAVFPDGRSLGKRAYPWLLTGLV; encoded by the coding sequence ATGCTTCATCATGTATCGCTCCTAATAGTGCCGATGTTTATGCCATGCAAATTCGATTTAAACTGTATAACATTTCCCCATAGCCGCGGCAAAATTAAACCTGCCTTCAACGGGATTGGCGAATTATCGCTTGACAGCGGCACAGCCCCTACCTATGCTCTGCGGCAGTCGAGTAACAAGCCGCCAACGATTCATTCCATGCCCGCCAACCCAAGCGCCGAGGAGTCCGCTGCATCCGTCGCCAGCGCCGAACAGCTGAAAAAACAGTACGCCGCCGGCGTGCGCCACTTCGATGGCGCCAAGTTGGCCAATGCAGATCTGTCTGGCGCCGATCTCCGCAACGTCAGTCTCACCGACGCCGATTTGACCGGTGCCAATCTTGAGCACGCCGATTTGGCCGATGCCAATCTTCAGGGTGCATTGTTGCTGCGCAGCAAATTGCGCGCCGCCAATTTTGAAAATGCCGACCTCAGCCGCGCCGTCGGTCTCTTGCCGGCGCAGCTCGCCGGCGTCAATCTCGCCGGCGCCCGTCTGCCGGAAAAATTCGGCGATTTCGACGGTCTGCGCGTGGTCGAGGAGGAATCGAAAAATGCCCGCGCGCTTTTCTTCAGCACGTTGCTCTCCTGTGTCTATGGCTGGCTGACCATCGCCGGCACCAGCGATGTTCTGCTGCTGACCAACTCGGCATCGTCGCCGTTACCGATCATTGGCGCGTCCATCCCGATCGTGAGTTTCTATGTCGTCGGTCCGCTGATCTTGCTGCTCCTCTACATTTATCTCCATCTTCATTTGCAGCGGCTCTGGGAACGGCTCGCCGATTTGCCGGCGGTGTTTCCCGATGGCCGCTCCCTCGGCAAGCGCGCCTATCCCTGGCTGCTCACCGGACTGGTCTAG
- a CDS encoding pentapeptide repeat-containing protein, translated as MSRLQSAVSIWIAWWLVPLTIALFWLRYLRRHDWNGTALHIVVLVGAIAAGVILYRLAVSTLRGQRRNAVPLKNLFFQAAIYSRLSWIALIGATIYILSLGAIEGVPPEYEVTEGEKSLIQADVTAADVRRWVPQLLHALGNKSFADLREVDVSARLQNWKGQEEDEIDRVKRGRLRGANLRFADATRAFLVGADLSRANLQGIYLFQANLRRADLTWADLKDSFAYEADLQGANLQNADLRGVDFTGANLSGATLKGARLENANLENSNLNKTNLSGTSLTTVKGLTAEQIATAVTDNTTQLPEHLAASRSQK; from the coding sequence CTGTCACGGTTACAGTCAGCGGTCTCGATCTGGATCGCCTGGTGGTTGGTGCCGCTGACGATCGCCCTGTTTTGGCTGCGCTACTTGCGCCGGCATGACTGGAACGGCACTGCCCTCCACATCGTCGTGTTGGTCGGCGCCATCGCCGCCGGTGTCATACTTTATCGGCTCGCCGTGTCGACACTGCGCGGCCAGCGTAGGAATGCCGTGCCGCTCAAGAATCTGTTCTTCCAGGCGGCAATTTATTCGCGCCTGTCCTGGATCGCCCTGATCGGCGCGACAATTTATATTCTTTCATTGGGCGCCATCGAAGGTGTGCCGCCTGAATACGAAGTTACCGAAGGGGAAAAATCTTTAATCCAAGCCGACGTGACTGCGGCCGACGTGCGCCGCTGGGTGCCGCAGTTGTTGCATGCTCTGGGCAACAAATCCTTCGCCGATCTGCGCGAAGTCGATGTCTCGGCGAGACTACAGAATTGGAAAGGCCAAGAAGAAGACGAGATCGATAGGGTCAAGCGCGGCCGGCTGCGCGGCGCCAACTTGCGCTTCGCCGACGCCACCCGGGCGTTTCTCGTCGGCGCCGATTTGAGCCGGGCCAATCTCCAAGGCATCTATCTGTTCCAGGCCAATCTGCGGCGCGCCGATTTGACCTGGGCCGATCTGAAAGATTCCTTCGCCTATGAAGCCGACTTGCAGGGCGCCAATTTGCAAAATGCCGACCTGCGCGGCGTTGATTTTACTGGCGCAAACTTAAGCGGCGCGACACTCAAGGGCGCGCGCCTGGAAAATGCCAATCTGGAAAATAGTAATTTGAACAAAACCAACCTTAGTGGTACGTCTTTGACGACAGTAAAGGGATTGACCGCCGAGCAAATCGCCACGGCAGTTACCGACAACACGACCCAGCTGCCGGAACATCTAGCGGCGAGTCGAAGTCAAAAATAA
- a CDS encoding amidohydrolase translates to MDNFDNVLVVDADGHVYEGNIDLRPRMPEKWRSQAPINMKDNEGNGRMLLEGRLWSASQGLGPGVSGPMTDKARGFREGMVDPLARLKDMDAEGIDVAILFGTQIALTVNGLMSKELSAVLCRACNDWLMEYCAADKNRLLGVGLIPCQDPPAAVKELEYLKKAGAVTAMLPTNVYGLNNMGDKMFDPIYQCAQSIGMTLSVHPQTGHDGVPGVSGVMGAGSERFRKYVYVHMTAFPFELMIAMMHMIGEGVFDRFPKLKVGFMEGGAGWLPFWAERFDEHIEKLAPQMPELKRRPSEIIKSKQVVLTCESEETGLDRVFAANGEDTVLYASDYCHWDCHFPYSVKDVVESKDLSFAQKEKLLGKNAVDFFELKNLPQPKALKLARQSWNGQAKVATA, encoded by the coding sequence ATGGATAATTTCGATAACGTTCTCGTCGTCGACGCCGACGGCCATGTATATGAAGGCAATATCGACTTGCGGCCGCGTATGCCGGAGAAGTGGCGTTCCCAGGCACCGATCAACATGAAAGACAATGAAGGCAACGGCCGCATGCTGCTCGAAGGCCGCCTGTGGTCGGCCTCTCAAGGTCTCGGCCCCGGGGTCTCCGGACCGATGACCGACAAAGCGCGCGGCTTTCGCGAAGGCATGGTCGACCCCCTGGCGCGGTTGAAAGACATGGACGCCGAAGGCATCGATGTGGCCATATTGTTCGGCACCCAAATCGCGCTCACGGTCAACGGCTTGATGAGCAAAGAACTATCCGCCGTGCTCTGCCGCGCTTGTAACGACTGGTTGATGGAATACTGCGCCGCCGACAAGAATCGTTTGCTCGGCGTCGGCTTGATTCCCTGCCAAGACCCGCCGGCCGCGGTAAAGGAATTGGAATATTTGAAAAAAGCCGGCGCAGTGACAGCGATGTTGCCGACCAATGTCTACGGCTTGAACAATATGGGCGACAAAATGTTCGATCCGATTTATCAATGCGCCCAGTCCATCGGCATGACGCTGAGCGTCCATCCGCAGACCGGCCACGACGGCGTGCCCGGCGTCTCCGGCGTCATGGGCGCCGGCAGCGAGCGGTTTAGAAAATACGTCTACGTCCACATGACCGCGTTTCCTTTTGAACTGATGATCGCCATGATGCACATGATCGGCGAAGGAGTGTTCGACCGTTTTCCGAAATTGAAAGTCGGCTTCATGGAAGGCGGCGCCGGCTGGCTGCCGTTTTGGGCCGAGCGTTTCGACGAGCATATCGAAAAACTCGCGCCGCAGATGCCCGAGCTCAAGCGCAGGCCGAGCGAGATCATCAAGAGCAAACAGGTCGTGCTCACCTGCGAATCCGAAGAGACCGGTCTTGACCGCGTCTTCGCCGCCAACGGCGAGGACACCGTGCTCTATGCGTCGGATTACTGCCATTGGGATTGCCACTTCCCCTACTCGGTCAAAGACGTGGTCGAAAGCAAAGACTTAAGTTTCGCCCAGAAAGAAAAACTCCTCGGCAAAAACGCCGTGGATTTTTTCGAGCTGAAGAATCTGCCGCAGCCCAAAGCACTCAAGCTCGCGCGCCAGTCGTGGAACGGCCAGGCGAAAGTGGCGACAGCATAA